Proteins from a genomic interval of Arachis hypogaea cultivar Tifrunner chromosome 10, arahy.Tifrunner.gnm2.J5K5, whole genome shotgun sequence:
- the LOC140175542 gene encoding pathogenesis-related protein 1B-like, with the protein MVIIIIISFISILLPLCRVDGVEDSPKEYLKVHNDARASVGVPPLKWHVKLAKEAQKHLIKFIHNCLMGKIQPIPNPYYGQNVAWNLASDHFTGAKAVAMWVAQKKYYDHKSNSCIGGDCEFYTQVVWKNTTHVGCAAVKCQKCQMKCTLVVCLYSPLGNIVGEHPY; encoded by the coding sequence atggtaataataataataataagctttATAAGTATATTATTGCCATTGTGCAGAGTAGATGGGGTAGAAGATTCTCCAAAAGAGTATTTGAAAGTCCATAATGATGCACGAGCAAGCGTTGGGGTTCCTCCGCTAAAGTGGCATGTGAAATTAGCAAAAGAAGCTCAAAAGCATTTGATTAAATTCATCCATAATTGTCTCATGGGAAAAATTCAGCCAATCCCAAACCCTTATTACGGCCAGAATGTTGCGTGGAATTTGGCATCCGATCACTTTACGGGAGCAAAAGCGGTGGCGATGTGGGTTGCCCAGAAAAAGTACTACGACCATAAATCCAATTCGTGCATTGGTGGTGATTGTGAATTCTACACTCAGGTTGTTTGGAAAAACACTACTCATGTTGGGTGTGCTGCAGTTAAGTGCCAGAAATGCCAAATGAAATGCACCCTTGTTGTTTGTCTTTATAGTCCTCTAGGAAACATTGTTGGTGAACATCCTTACTag